In one Rutidosis leptorrhynchoides isolate AG116_Rl617_1_P2 chromosome 8, CSIRO_AGI_Rlap_v1, whole genome shotgun sequence genomic region, the following are encoded:
- the LOC139864036 gene encoding uncharacterized protein, with amino-acid sequence MTRLQIARLRSIWGNHNFDFALSLARGFSGGIISLWDPNAFVRSAIWSDDHFVIVKGFWIRENIEVDWNAVRYEAERNGTVFCPLDASAFNHFIDSNALYEVPLGGLQFTWRNKSGTQFSKLDRFIITNNVLEGVADLKGEVMARGLSDHSPISLMQDKVDFGLTYFKVFDSWFERRDVDDVVKNAWADLSSVSNLNVVSKMRMLIQKLKAWIISSRSSEATRLKVISDQIQALDVTIDAGSAISDFVELRNRLFKEKVDISHFISLDSLQKANIKWDVEGDENSKFFHRTLKLKRRQQHIQGLMMDGNWIVDPSSIKNLFYDFFKQKFGSSGSEAVFNSIQPHYILTSEDVNFLEQSFDDEEIKRAVWIVVVLKPQDQMVFHYGSSNIFGTS; translated from the exons ATGACTCGGCTTCAAATTGCTCGTTTACGTTCTATTTGGGGCAATCATAATTTTGATTTTGCGTTAAGTTTGGCTCGTGGTTTCTCCGGAGGTATTATCTCCTTATGGGATCCTAATGCATTCGTTAGAAGTGCCATATGGAGCGATGATCATTTTGTCATTGTTAAGGGTTTTTGGATTCGAGAAAACATCGAAGT TGATTGGAACGCGGTTAGATATGAAGCGGAAAGAAATGGCACCGTTTTCTGTCCTTTAGATGCAAGTGCTTTTAATCATTTTATTGATTCAAATGCTCTCTATGAAGTTCCTCTAGGTGGTCTTCAATTCACTTGGAGAAATAAATCAGGTACTCAGTTTAGTAAACTTGACAgatttattatcactaataatgttCTTGAAGGTGTAGCCGATCTAAAAGGTGAAGTCATGGCTCGCGGCTTATCCGATCATTCTCCCATTTCGTTAATGCAAGATAAAGTTGATTTTGGTCTGACATATTTTAAAGTGTTTGATTCGTGGTTCGAAAGGCGTGACGTTGATGATGTCGTTAAGAACGCATGGGCTGATTTATCATCTGTTTCGAATCTTAATGTTGTTTCTAAGATGAGGATGTTGATTCAAAAGTTAAAGGCTTGGATTATTTCTTCTAGATCCTCCGAAGCTACTCGTCTTAAGGTTATTTCGGATCAAATTCAGGCCCTTGATGTTACCATTGATGCTGGTAGTGCTATATCTGATTTTGTGGAACTAAGGAATCGTCTGTTTAAAGAAAAAGTTGATATTTCCCATTTTATTTCCCTCGATTCTCTCCAGAAAGCAAATATTAAATGGGATGTTGAGGGAGACGAAAACTCCAAGTTTTTTCATCGGACGCTAAAGTTAAAACGTCGTCAACAACACATTCAAGGTTTAATGATGGACGGCAACTGGATTGTAGACCCATCGTCGATTAAGAATTTGTTTTATGACTTTTTTAAACAGAAATTTGGCTCGAGTGGTTCCGAGGCTGTTTTCAACTCGATCCAACCACATTATATTCTCACCTCCGAAGACGTTAATTTTTTAGAACAATCCTTTGATGATGAGGAAATCAAACGTGCAGTCTGGATTGTGGTAGTTCTAAAGCCCCAGGACCAGATGGTTTTTCATTACGGTTCATCAAACATTTTTGGGACATCTTGA